A stretch of the Drosophila sulfurigaster albostrigata strain 15112-1811.04 chromosome 2L, ASM2355843v2, whole genome shotgun sequence genome encodes the following:
- the LOC133850386 gene encoding fibrinogen-like protein 1 isoform X1 codes for MNLKLLSFLLILVHNCFTFDLQCANDKAIENQCSLYCYQAVKPLLQFVTGAQEKELEFFKLTETIRKLNEDKAALAIQLENKNKELELHRESLISCKLNMENVKATQCTDATQKFDLRNGNTYSVKIQENNSNMSSCLDKKAGIHEMTVSYVQTFPVYCDSELIGSGWTVIQRRKDASESFNRGWTDYRRGFGNLENNFFIGLEKLYLLTNQKPHELYIYLQSSDNEVRHVQYSLFKIADESENYKLLSVGNPSGNAEDSMAVHVGMMFSTYDRDNDKSSDNCAFEWNSGWWFSACYHGNLNGIYKDNVTNLENGIRWNSWDSKKEFTFVQMMIRPIVN; via the exons atgaatttgaaacttTTATCATTTCTCTTAATACTTGTGCAtaattgttttacttttgattTG CAATGCGCCAATGATAAGGCTATCGAAAATCAGTGCTCTCTGTATTGTTACCAGGCAGTGAAGCCTCTGCTTCAATTCGTAACTGGGGCACAAGAAAAAGAACTCGAGTTCTTCAAATTAACAGAAACAATTCGTAAATTGAACGAAGATAAAGCTGCACTGGCAATACaacttgaaaacaaaaataaggaATTAGAATTGCATCGTGAATCATTGATATCATGTAAACTAAATATGGAAAATGTAAAGGCTACTCAGTGCACTGATGCAACCCAAAAGTTTGATCTCAGAAATGGAAATACATATTCTGTAAAGATTCaagaaaacaattcaaatatgtCTAGTTGTTTAGATAAGAAAGCGGGAATTCACGAGATGACAGTTTCCTATGTTCAGACATTCCCAGTGTATTGCGACTCAGAATTGATCGGTTCTGGATGGACAGTTATTCAGAGGCGCAAGGATGCTAGCGAAAGCTTTAATCGAGGCTGGACTGACTATCGCAGGGGTTTCGGAAATCTAGAGAACAATTTCTTTATTGGACTCGAAAAGCTTTATCTATTAACCAATCAGAAGCCCCATgaactttatatatatttgcagaGCTCGGATAATGAAGTTCGACATGTTCAATATTCGCTGTTCAAAATTGCTGATGAATCTGAGAACTACAAACTATTGTCGGTTGGAAATCCTTCGGGAAATGCTGAAGATTCCATGGCCGTTCATGTTGGTATGATGTTCTCAACCTATGATCGGGATAATGATAAGTCGAGTGATAATTGTGCCTTCGAATGGAACTCTGGCTGGTGGTTCAGCGCTTGCTACCATGG CAATCTTAATGGGATTTATAAGGATAATGTGACAAATCTTGAAAATGGAATTAGGTGGAACTCATGGGACTCTAAAAAGGAATTCACATTTGTGCAAATGATGATTAGACCAATAgtcaattga
- the LOC133847662 gene encoding transient receptor potential cation channel protein painless-like, whose translation MLRAFLMEHITKHTENALEALLATLENNLPQENGYVVELAVKAGNWSTALQLLKSKFLMTVPKSTFLKTMIKQVQLKPLINDLQRHDYQECLLQWLKYRRQYINDFDNELKTPLHYAVLCHNEIAIRVLLREGARLGVRNDNNRFVIEDMDAKLLEEHFDYCITGRGGKTSHEGYEIIMNFLNMTNENNELDIAPIACMARSNELYTLLEHPLITCFLQLKWNRLNTIFITTHLIINIILSLILWIHICLRFPKRHNNELPIWIVKSLFQVLIGYLLIVELFCFAIAKHWGRLINFILIFMLILTNIECGDDNQRIITVFAILLMSTKLIDVISALPVRAISTHMLMLRQVASTFAKSLLQYSMLLFSFSLCFYVLFSKPSPTDSANSTDSANTMDSANLTGSANSTVKDFSLSFAKLRLSLLKTIVMFNGEYDNIDANGYFSIFVVIIFMFMVMVLTNLLGGLAVGDTQTIRDQVEINAAICRANVLYNYEELLDWSSPRMERVIRFVKKLMRIHADTYSYISIFPKQKNRAKVYSQRHRNQSIECIANEGDNVLGSQVFMESEMHETEDLNQFNITIENQTVARALKIIKEKEKKDLNEQRQKDIRMLLMEIKNQNLKKPANH comes from the exons ATGTTGCGAGCTTTTCTTATGGAGCACATCACAAAGCATACTGAGAATGCACTCGAAGCACTGCTTGCCACCCTGGAAAATAATTTGCCTCAGGAAAATGGGTATGTTGTGGAATTGGCTGTCAAAGCTGGTAACTGGTCGACTGCTCTTCAATTGCTTAAGAGCAAATTTCTAATGACGGTGCCCAAGAGCACgtttttaaaaacaatgatTAAACAGGTGCAATTGAAACCACTGATCAATGACCTGCAGCGGCACGATTACCAGGAATGTTTGCTGCAATGGCTTAAATATCGGCGGCAGTATATCAATGACTTCGATAATGAGCTCAAAACGCCTCTGCATTATGCGGTGCTCTGCCACAATGAGATTGCCATAAGAGTGCTCTTAAGGGAGGGCGCCAGATTGGGAGTGCGCAATGACAACAATCGCTTTGTGATCGAGGATATGGATGCCAAGCTTCTGGAGGAGCATTTCGATTACTGCATCACTGGGCGAGGCGGGAAGACCAGTCATGAGGGTTACGAGATCATAATGAACTTTCTGAATATGACCAACGAGAACAACGAACTCGATATTGCTCCCATTGCCTGCATGGCCCGGTCGAATGAGCTGTATACACTGCTGGAGCATCCGTTGATCACCTGCTTCCTGCAGCTGAAGTGGAATCGACTTAATACCATCTTTATCACCACCCACTTAATAATCAATATCATCTTAAGTTTGATCTTGTGGATCCATATTTGCTTGCGTTTCCCTAAACGTCACAACAACGAGCTTCCTATCTGGATTGTTAAGAGTCTGTTCCAAGTGCTGATTGGCTATCTTCTCATTGTGGAactcttttgttttgcgaTAGCCAAACATTGGGGCAgattaatcaattttattctGATTTTTATGCTCATCCTCACAAACATCGAGTGTGGAGATGACAACCAAAGGATTATTACCGTCTTCGCCATCTTGCTGATGTCCACCAAGCTGATTGATGTTATTAGTGCCCTACCTGTGCGTGCCATATCGACCCACATGCTTATGCTGCGCCAGGTGGCTAGTACTTTTGCAAAGAGCTTGTTGCAGTACTCCATGCTGTtgttcagcttcagcttgtgCTTCTATGTACTGTTTTCCAAACCGAGCCCTACGGATTCAGCGAATTCTACGGATTCAGCCAATACTATGGATTCAGCGAACTTAACTGGTTCAGCGAACTCAACAGTTAAAGATTTCAGTCTCTCCTTTGCGAAACTCCGTTTATCGTTACTGAAGACAATTGTTATGTTCAACGGTGAATATGATAATATCGACGCTAATggatatttcagtatttttgtggtgaTCATATTCATGTTTATGGTCATGGTCCTGACCAATTTACTGGGCGGCCTGGCTGTCGGCGATACGCAG ACTATTCGGGATCAAGTGGAAATCAATGCTGCCATTTGTCGAGCAAATGTGTTGTACAATTATGAAGAACTCTTGGACTGGAGTTCGCCTCGAATGGAACGTGTGATTCGCTTCGTTAAGAAACTAATGAGAATCCATGCAGATACCTATAGCTATATATCCATATttccaaaacaaaagaatcGGGCGAAGGTGTACAGTCAGAGGCATAGAAATCAGAGTATTGAATGTATTGCGAATGAAGGAGATAATGTCCTCGGAAGTCAAGTATTTATGGAATCTGAAATGCATGAGACGGAGGATTtgaatcaatttaatataacaattGAAAATCAGACTGTTGCCCGAGctcttaaaattattaaagaaaaggaaaaaaaagatCTCAATGAACAACGACAGAAGGATATCAGGATGCTGTTGATGGAgatcaaaaaccaaaacttaaAGAAACCAGCCAATCATTAA
- the LOC133850386 gene encoding microfibril-associated glycoprotein 4-like isoform X3: MNWNLLPCILILIRSCYATDLDCDNENQCSRYCYQVVKPLLQYAKKAQEKERDFLKLKEINRKLDEENAALAKQLVEKYEELQFYKNYRSSCLDKKSGIQEMTVSYVQTFPVYCDSELIGSEWTVIQRRKDASESFNRGWTDYRRGFGNLKNNFFIGLENLYLLTNEKPHELYIYLKRSDNEVRHAKYSLFKIAGESENYKLLSVGNFSGNANDSLSGHVNMSFSTYDRDNDESKYNCALEWLSGWWFTKCFFSNLNGIYKDNVTNLENGIRWNSWDSKKEFTFVQMMIRPIVN; the protein is encoded by the exons atgaattggAATCTACTCCCATGTATATTGATACTTATACGTAGTTGTTATGCTACTGATTTG GATTGCGACAACGAGAATCAGTGCTCTCGGTATTGTTATCAGGTAGTGAAACCTCTGCTTCAATACGCAAAGAAGGCACAAGAAAAAGAACGcgattttttgaaattaaaagaaataaatcgtAAATTGGACGAAGAGAACGCTGCTCTAGCAAAACAACTTGTCGAAAAATACGAGGagttacaattttataaaaattatagatcTAGTTGTTTAGATAAGAAATCTGGCATTCAAGAGATGACAGTTTCCTATGTTCAGACATTCCCAGTGTATTGCGACTCCGAATTGATCGGTTCCGAATGGACAGTTATTCAGAGGCGCAAAGATGCCAGCGAAAGCTTTAATCGAGGCTGGACCGACTATCGAAGGGGTTTCGGAAAtctaaaaaacaatttctttattgGACTTGAAAATCTGTATTTGTTGACCAATGAAAAGCCCCATgaactttatatatatttgaagcGCTCGGATAATGAAGTTCGACATGCTAAATATTCTCTGTTCAAAATTGCTGGCGAATCTGAGAATTACAAACTATTGTCGGTTGGAAATTTTTCCGGCAATGCTAATGATTCTTTAAGCGGACATGTTAATATGAGTTTTTCTACCTATGATCGGGATAACGATGAGTCGAAGTATAATTGTGCCTTGGAATGGTTGTCTGGCTGGTGGTTCACAAAATGCTTCTTTAG CAATCTTAATGGGATTTATAAGGATAATGTGACAAATCTTGAAAATGGAATTAGGTGGAACTCATGGGACTCTAAAAAGGAATTCACATTTGTGCAAATGATGATTAGACCAATAgtcaattga
- the LOC133850386 gene encoding microfibril-associated glycoprotein 4-like isoform X2, with the protein MNWNLLPCILILIRSCYATDLDCDNENQCSRYCYQVVKPLLQYAKKAQEKERDFLKLKEINRKLDEENAALAKQLVEKYEELQFYKNYRSSCLDKKSGIQEMTVSYVQTFPVYCDSELIGSEWTVIQRRKDASESFNRGWTDYRRGFGNLKNNFFIGLENLYLLTNEKPHELYIYLKRSDNEVRHAKYSLFKIAGESENYKLLSVGNFSGNANDSLSGHVNMSFSTYDRDNDESKYNCALEWLSGWWFTKCFFSNLNGLYKDNVINLQNGIRWNSWNSGKELTFVQMMIRPIIN; encoded by the exons atgaattggAATCTACTCCCATGTATATTGATACTTATACGTAGTTGTTATGCTACTGATTTG GATTGCGACAACGAGAATCAGTGCTCTCGGTATTGTTATCAGGTAGTGAAACCTCTGCTTCAATACGCAAAGAAGGCACAAGAAAAAGAACGcgattttttgaaattaaaagaaataaatcgtAAATTGGACGAAGAGAACGCTGCTCTAGCAAAACAACTTGTCGAAAAATACGAGGagttacaattttataaaaattatagatcTAGTTGTTTAGATAAGAAATCTGGCATTCAAGAGATGACAGTTTCCTATGTTCAGACATTCCCAGTGTATTGCGACTCCGAATTGATCGGTTCCGAATGGACAGTTATTCAGAGGCGCAAAGATGCCAGCGAAAGCTTTAATCGAGGCTGGACCGACTATCGAAGGGGTTTCGGAAAtctaaaaaacaatttctttattgGACTTGAAAATCTGTATTTGTTGACCAATGAAAAGCCCCATgaactttatatatatttgaagcGCTCGGATAATGAAGTTCGACATGCTAAATATTCTCTGTTCAAAATTGCTGGCGAATCTGAGAATTACAAACTATTGTCGGTTGGAAATTTTTCCGGCAATGCTAATGATTCTTTAAGCGGACATGTTAATATGAGTTTTTCTACCTATGATCGGGATAACGATGAGTCGAAGTATAATTGTGCCTTGGAATGGTTGTCTGGCTGGTGGTTCACAAAATGCTTCTTTAG TAATCTCAATGGGCTTTACAAAGATAATGTGATAAATCTACAAAATGGAATTAGGTGGAACTCGTGGAACTCTGGAAAGGAATTGACTTTTGTCCAAATGATGATAAGACCgataatcaattaa
- the LOC133850386 gene encoding fibrinogen-like protein 1 isoform X4, with amino-acid sequence MTVSYVQTFPVYCDSELIGSEWTVIQRRKDASESFNRGWTDYRRGFGNLKNNFFIGLENLYLLTNEKPHELYIYLKRSDNEVRHAKYSLFKIAGESENYKLLSVGNFSGNANDSLSGHVNMSFSTYDRDNDESKYNCALEWLSGWWFTKCFFSNLNGLYKDNVINLQNGIRWNSWNSGKELTFVQMMIRPIIN; translated from the exons ATGACAGTTTCCTATGTTCAGACATTCCCAGTGTATTGCGACTCCGAATTGATCGGTTCCGAATGGACAGTTATTCAGAGGCGCAAAGATGCCAGCGAAAGCTTTAATCGAGGCTGGACCGACTATCGAAGGGGTTTCGGAAAtctaaaaaacaatttctttattgGACTTGAAAATCTGTATTTGTTGACCAATGAAAAGCCCCATgaactttatatatatttgaagcGCTCGGATAATGAAGTTCGACATGCTAAATATTCTCTGTTCAAAATTGCTGGCGAATCTGAGAATTACAAACTATTGTCGGTTGGAAATTTTTCCGGCAATGCTAATGATTCTTTAAGCGGACATGTTAATATGAGTTTTTCTACCTATGATCGGGATAACGATGAGTCGAAGTATAATTGTGCCTTGGAATGGTTGTCTGGCTGGTGGTTCACAAAATGCTTCTTTAG TAATCTCAATGGGCTTTACAAAGATAATGTGATAAATCTACAAAATGGAATTAGGTGGAACTCGTGGAACTCTGGAAAGGAATTGACTTTTGTCCAAATGATGATAAGACCgataatcaattaa